A genomic region of Rhizobium sp. NXC24 contains the following coding sequences:
- a CDS encoding dimethylsulfonioproprionate lyase family protein, whose amino-acid sequence MSAVDDLLQAFQRYVASRSDPILRRFIAGFDWRMGGRLLAARSLPVVSYLNDLHRPADVAESELFSSLVGAADALHWAQTYNIADFGADFLQRYCWVELFGTRGHFVSDEMAGGFLLLGPDVHYPDHHHIAEEIYIPLTEGSLWSKDSQAFLPRWTGEIIHHPSDIRHAMRTERTPLAALYLWRGGPLAQKSTIAGRVE is encoded by the coding sequence TTGAGTGCGGTCGACGATCTTCTTCAAGCCTTCCAGCGCTATGTCGCTTCGCGGAGCGATCCCATATTGAGGCGTTTCATTGCAGGCTTTGATTGGCGGATGGGCGGGCGGTTACTTGCGGCACGTAGTCTGCCGGTCGTGAGTTATCTGAACGATCTCCACCGGCCAGCCGATGTCGCGGAAAGTGAATTGTTTTCCAGCCTCGTAGGTGCGGCAGACGCATTGCACTGGGCGCAGACCTATAACATCGCTGATTTCGGCGCCGATTTTCTGCAGAGATACTGTTGGGTCGAGCTTTTCGGCACGCGCGGCCACTTCGTCAGCGATGAAATGGCCGGCGGCTTTCTGCTGCTCGGGCCAGATGTGCATTATCCGGATCACCATCACATCGCCGAGGAAATCTATATTCCGCTGACGGAAGGCTCACTGTGGAGCAAGGACAGTCAAGCCTTCCTGCCGCGGTGGACAGGCGAAATCATTCATCATCCCTCGGATATTCGCCATGCGATGCGAACCGAGAGGACACCGCTGGCGGCGCTTTACCTTTGGCGTGGCGGGCCGTTAGCGCAGAAATCGACAATTGCAGGGAGAGTAGAATGA
- the cobN gene encoding cobaltochelatase subunit CobN has translation MHLLLAQKGTISDGEEAIDLGQSPGDILFLSAADTELAAIAAAHGQGEAAYSLRLASLMSLKHPMSVDTYIERTARHAKLIIVRALGGASYFHYALEALHACAVRSGALIAVLPGDSKPDPGLTPFSNVALEDLNALWSYLIEGGDANSRDFLGYAGALLSGAEKPAPAAPLMKAGIWWPGRGVIGTEEWRNISASSMVAGEGFEPPTVAISFYRALVQSGETKPVEAMIEALITEGMRPLPVFAYSLKDPVSVGILESVFGELKPDVVINTTGFAVSAPGADRQPTVLEASDAVVLQAIFSASSREAWDASSQGLSARDLGMNVALPEVDGRVLARAVSFKAAARYDDRVEANIVASESAADRMRYTARLAANWAGLRKTRPQDRRVALVMANYPNRDGRLGNGVGLDTPAGTMEVLKAMQAAEYPVADLPADGDALMRHLMDGPTNSGHDGKVVRETISISEYKNFLSSLPIQIQDETTARWGDPESDPYVREGAFALPFTRFGDVLVGIQPARGYNIDPKESYHSPDLVPPHGYLAFYAFLRRSFGAHAVIHMGKHGNLEWLPGKALALSETCYPEAILGPLPHLYPFIVNDPGEGTQAKRRASAVIIDHLTPPLTRAESYGPLKDLEALVDEYYEASGGDPRRIRLLRKQILDLVTDIGLDQDAGIAKGEGEDEALKKLDAYLCDLKEMQIRDGLHVFGVSPSGRLLTDLTVALARVPRGLGEGGDQSLQRAIARDALVQPTSFDPLDCDMADEWLGPRPSILQDASDAPWRTQGDTVERIELLAAQLVSRGMVCPESWVNTHMVLEGIFSQLQPSILACGDAEIAALIKGLDGRFVPPGPSGAPTRGRPDVLPTGRNFYSVDSRAVPTPAAYELGKKSAELLVRRYVQDHGEWPVSFGLTAWGTSNMRTGGDDIAQALALIGVRPVWDMTSRRVTGYEIIAPAKLGRPRVDVTLRISGFFRDAFPEQIALFDKAVRAVGALDEDAVDNPIAARVRGEIRRLEAAGLDEASASRRAGYRIFGSKPGAYGAGLQALIDEKGWERRADLAEAYLVWGSYAYGAGEDGKAERGVFEERLRSIQAVVQNQDNREHDLLDSDDYYQFEGGMAAAAEQLAGARPSIYHNDHSRPEKPVIRSLEEEIGRVVRGRVVNPKWIDGVMRHGYKGAFEISATVDYLFAFAATTGAVRNHHFEAVYQAFVVDPLVRDFMAEKNPAALREMQERLLEAIDRQLWTPRSNSARFDLETLTDKEVVA, from the coding sequence ATGCATCTCCTCCTAGCGCAAAAGGGAACGATCAGCGATGGCGAGGAGGCGATTGATCTTGGCCAGTCGCCGGGCGATATCCTGTTTCTGTCGGCCGCCGATACGGAGCTTGCGGCGATCGCTGCCGCCCATGGGCAGGGGGAAGCCGCCTATTCGTTGCGGCTTGCGAGCTTGATGAGCCTCAAGCATCCGATGTCCGTCGATACCTATATCGAACGGACGGCTCGGCATGCGAAGCTGATTATCGTCAGGGCGCTTGGCGGTGCCAGCTATTTCCACTATGCGCTCGAGGCGTTGCATGCCTGCGCCGTACGCAGCGGTGCGCTTATCGCGGTACTTCCGGGAGATTCCAAGCCTGATCCCGGGCTGACGCCGTTCTCCAATGTTGCGCTCGAGGACCTCAACGCGCTTTGGTCCTATCTGATCGAAGGCGGCGACGCGAATTCTCGTGACTTTCTCGGCTACGCCGGGGCGTTGCTGTCGGGCGCCGAAAAACCGGCGCCGGCCGCTCCGTTGATGAAGGCGGGGATCTGGTGGCCGGGCAGGGGCGTGATTGGGACCGAGGAGTGGAGAAATATCTCAGCATCTTCGATGGTAGCGGGAGAGGGATTTGAACCCCCGACCGTCGCTATTTCGTTCTATCGTGCCCTCGTGCAAAGCGGTGAAACCAAGCCGGTCGAAGCCATGATAGAGGCGCTGATCACCGAGGGCATGCGGCCGCTGCCGGTCTTTGCCTACAGCCTCAAGGATCCGGTTTCAGTCGGCATTCTCGAAAGCGTTTTCGGCGAGCTGAAGCCCGACGTCGTGATCAACACGACCGGTTTTGCCGTCTCGGCGCCGGGCGCGGATCGGCAGCCGACCGTATTGGAGGCGAGTGACGCCGTCGTGCTGCAGGCGATCTTTTCGGCTTCATCGCGAGAGGCTTGGGATGCTTCGTCACAAGGGCTTTCCGCACGTGATCTCGGCATGAATGTCGCGCTGCCGGAGGTGGATGGGCGCGTACTGGCTCGTGCCGTCTCCTTCAAGGCGGCGGCGCGTTATGATGATCGTGTCGAGGCCAATATCGTTGCCAGCGAGTCGGCAGCCGACCGCATGCGCTATACCGCTCGATTGGCGGCCAATTGGGCGGGATTGCGCAAAACGCGCCCGCAAGATCGGCGGGTGGCGCTCGTCATGGCCAACTATCCGAACCGCGACGGACGGCTTGGTAACGGCGTCGGGCTCGATACGCCGGCGGGCACGATGGAAGTGCTGAAAGCTATGCAGGCGGCGGAGTATCCGGTTGCCGATCTGCCTGCCGATGGCGATGCGCTCATGCGGCACCTGATGGACGGGCCGACCAATTCCGGCCACGACGGCAAGGTCGTACGCGAGACCATTTCTATAAGCGAATACAAGAATTTCCTCTCATCTCTTCCTATTCAGATTCAGGACGAGACTACTGCGCGTTGGGGTGATCCGGAGAGCGATCCCTATGTTCGCGAAGGTGCCTTTGCACTGCCCTTCACCCGCTTCGGCGACGTGCTGGTGGGTATCCAGCCAGCGCGCGGCTATAATATCGATCCGAAGGAAAGCTATCATTCGCCGGACCTCGTGCCGCCGCATGGCTATCTCGCTTTCTATGCATTCCTGCGCCGGTCTTTCGGCGCGCATGCCGTCATTCATATGGGCAAGCATGGCAATCTCGAATGGCTGCCGGGGAAAGCCCTGGCGCTGTCAGAAACCTGCTATCCCGAAGCGATTCTCGGGCCGTTGCCGCATCTCTATCCGTTCATCGTCAATGATCCAGGCGAGGGCACGCAGGCCAAGCGCCGCGCGAGCGCCGTGATCATCGACCACCTGACCCCGCCTTTAACACGCGCCGAAAGCTACGGCCCGCTCAAGGACCTCGAAGCGCTGGTGGACGAATACTATGAGGCTTCCGGCGGCGATCCCCGCCGTATTCGGCTGCTGCGCAAACAGATTCTCGATCTGGTCACCGATATCGGCCTGGATCAGGATGCCGGCATTGCCAAAGGCGAAGGTGAGGATGAGGCGCTGAAGAAGCTCGACGCCTATCTCTGCGACCTCAAGGAAATGCAGATCCGTGACGGACTGCATGTTTTCGGCGTTTCGCCATCCGGAAGGCTGCTCACGGATTTGACGGTGGCCCTGGCGCGCGTGCCGCGGGGATTGGGCGAGGGCGGCGATCAGAGTTTGCAGCGGGCGATCGCGCGGGATGCGTTGGTGCAGCCTACGTCGTTCGATCCTCTGGATTGCGATATGGCGGACGAATGGCTCGGCCCGCGCCCATCTATCCTGCAAGACGCCTCCGATGCGCCCTGGCGCACGCAAGGCGACACTGTCGAACGTATCGAGCTGCTGGCCGCTCAACTCGTTTCACGCGGGATGGTCTGTCCAGAGAGCTGGGTAAACACCCACATGGTTCTTGAGGGGATTTTCTCGCAACTGCAGCCGTCCATTCTCGCGTGCGGCGATGCGGAGATTGCCGCCTTGATAAAAGGCCTCGACGGCCGGTTCGTGCCGCCCGGCCCCTCAGGGGCGCCGACACGCGGTAGGCCAGATGTTTTGCCGACGGGTCGGAATTTCTATTCCGTCGACAGCCGCGCCGTGCCGACGCCGGCGGCCTATGAGCTTGGCAAGAAGTCGGCGGAGCTGTTAGTCCGCCGCTACGTGCAGGATCACGGTGAGTGGCCGGTTTCCTTCGGGCTGACGGCCTGGGGCACGTCGAATATGCGCACCGGCGGTGACGATATTGCCCAGGCGCTGGCCTTGATCGGTGTCAGGCCCGTCTGGGACATGACCTCGCGGCGCGTTACCGGCTATGAGATTATTGCGCCGGCAAAGCTCGGGCGGCCGCGTGTCGATGTGACGTTGCGAATTTCCGGCTTCTTCCGCGATGCCTTTCCGGAGCAGATCGCACTGTTCGACAAGGCGGTCCGCGCGGTCGGGGCGTTGGATGAGGATGCCGTGGACAATCCCATCGCGGCACGCGTGCGCGGCGAGATTAGGCGGCTGGAGGCGGCAGGACTGGACGAGGCTTCGGCCAGCAGGCGAGCTGGCTACCGTATCTTCGGTTCCAAGCCCGGCGCCTATGGAGCCGGACTGCAGGCATTGATCGACGAGAAGGGCTGGGAGCGTCGCGCCGATCTGGCGGAGGCCTATCTCGTCTGGGGCAGCTATGCCTATGGCGCAGGCGAGGACGGGAAAGCCGAGCGCGGCGTGTTCGAGGAGCGGTTGCGCTCGATTCAGGCGGTGGTGCAGAATCAAGACAATCGAGAGCACGACCTGCTGGACAGCGACGATTACTACCAGTTTGAAGGTGGTATGGCGGCTGCTGCGGAGCAGCTCGCGGGCGCTCGTCCGTCGATCTATCACAACGACCATTCCCGCCCGGAAAAGCCGGTTATCCGCTCGCTGGAAGAGGAGATCGGCCGTGTCGTGCGCGGCCGTGTCGTCAATCCGAAGTGGATCGATGGCGTGATGCGCCATGGTTATAAGGGCGCCTTCGAGATTTCAGCCACGGTCGACTACCTCTTCGCTTTCGCCGCAACCACGGGCGCCGTGCGCAATCATCATTTCGAGGCGGTCTATCAGGCTTTTGTCGTCGATCCCCTGGTGCGCGATTTCATGGCGGAGAAGAATCCGGCGGCCTTACGGGAGATGCAAGAGCGTCTGCTCGAAGCGATCGATCGCCAACTCTGGACGCCACGCAGCAATTCGGCACGGTTCGATCTGGAGACTTTGACTGACAAGGAGGTCGTAGCTTGA
- a CDS encoding HigA family addiction module antitoxin, with protein sequence MTETKLPPIHPGEILREEYLKPLTMSAGALAKHLNVPRTRIERLVSEDTGVTPDTALRLARFFSTTPDFWMAMQTGYDLAIAQAEKSDVFAAIKPLEAA encoded by the coding sequence ATGACCGAGACCAAACTTCCGCCGATCCATCCGGGTGAAATCTTGCGGGAGGAGTATCTGAAGCCATTGACGATGAGCGCCGGTGCTTTGGCGAAACATCTTAACGTGCCTCGAACGCGTATTGAGAGGCTGGTTTCGGAGGACACCGGGGTCACGCCGGATACGGCACTTCGGCTCGCGCGGTTTTTCAGCACGACGCCAGATTTCTGGATGGCGATGCAAACGGGTTATGATCTCGCGATCGCGCAAGCGGAAAAGAGCGATGTATTCGCAGCCATCAAGCCGCTTGAAGCGGCTTAA
- a CDS encoding type II toxin-antitoxin system RelE/ParE family toxin: MIVSYKGKFAEAVASGNVPKGFPADLVRSAQRKLTILNYAVVLDDLRSPPGNRLERLQGDRSGQYSIRINDQWRICFLWTEAGPRDVEIVDYH; encoded by the coding sequence GTGATCGTTTCATACAAGGGGAAGTTCGCCGAAGCTGTGGCCTCAGGAAACGTGCCAAAGGGCTTTCCAGCCGACCTCGTTCGTTCCGCGCAACGCAAGCTGACGATATTGAACTATGCGGTTGTGCTGGACGACCTGCGATCGCCTCCCGGCAATCGGCTGGAGCGTTTGCAAGGTGATCGTTCTGGCCAGTATTCGATCAGAATCAACGATCAATGGCGCATTTGCTTCCTATGGACCGAAGCTGGACCGCGTGATGTCGAGATCGTGGATTATCACTGA
- the cobW gene encoding cobalamin biosynthesis protein CobW: protein MNQEKIPATVITGFLGAGKTTMIRNLLQNTGGKKIALIINEFGDLGVDGDVLKGCGAENCTEDDIIELTNGCICCTVADDFIPTMTKLLERDARPDHIVIETSGLALPQPLVAAFNWPDIRTQVTVDGVITVVDSAAVAAGRFADDHDAVEARRVEDESLDHESPIEELFEDQLHCADLIVLNKTDLIDVAGLGRVRTEVASRTARKPTIIEAKNGEVPAAILLGLGIGTEGDIANRKSHHELEHEDGAPHDHDEFDSFIVELGPIADPLAFIENLKGVIAEHDVLRLKGFVDVPGKPMRLQIQAVGSRIDHYFDRAWTPGEERQTRLVVIGLHEMDEEIVRKAIEQLA from the coding sequence ATGAATCAGGAAAAAATTCCCGCCACCGTCATCACCGGCTTCCTTGGCGCCGGAAAGACGACGATGATCCGCAACCTCCTGCAGAACACCGGTGGGAAGAAGATCGCCCTGATCATCAACGAGTTCGGTGATCTTGGCGTCGATGGTGACGTGCTGAAGGGCTGCGGCGCGGAAAACTGCACCGAGGACGACATTATCGAGCTGACCAACGGCTGCATCTGCTGCACGGTCGCAGACGATTTCATCCCAACCATGACCAAGCTTTTGGAGCGTGATGCGCGTCCCGATCATATCGTCATCGAGACTTCCGGTCTGGCGTTGCCGCAGCCCCTCGTCGCTGCTTTCAACTGGCCGGATATCCGCACCCAGGTCACCGTCGACGGCGTCATCACCGTGGTCGATAGCGCCGCTGTCGCCGCCGGCCGTTTTGCCGATGATCACGATGCTGTCGAAGCCCGTCGTGTCGAAGACGAATCGCTTGATCACGAAAGCCCGATCGAGGAGCTGTTCGAGGATCAATTGCACTGCGCCGATCTTATCGTTCTCAACAAGACCGACCTGATCGATGTCGCTGGCCTTGGTCGCGTCCGTACCGAAGTTGCCTCTCGCACCGCCCGCAAGCCGACGATCATCGAAGCGAAAAATGGTGAGGTTCCGGCCGCCATCCTCCTCGGCCTCGGCATCGGCACCGAAGGCGATATCGCCAACCGCAAATCACATCACGAGCTGGAACACGAGGACGGCGCACCGCATGATCATGACGAATTCGACAGCTTCATCGTCGAGCTCGGCCCGATCGCCGATCCGCTTGCCTTTATCGAGAACTTGAAGGGCGTGATTGCCGAACACGATGTCCTGCGCCTCAAGGGTTTTGTCGATGTGCCCGGCAAGCCGATGCGCTTGCAGATCCAGGCCGTCGGCAGCCGCATCGACCATTATTTCGACCGCGCCTGGACGCCGGGCGAAGAGCGTCAGACGCGGCTTGTGGTGATTGGGCTGCACGAGATGGACGAGGAGATCGTGCGCAAGGCGATCGAGCAGTTAGCTTGA
- the cobU gene encoding bifunctional adenosylcobinamide kinase/adenosylcobinamide-phosphate guanylyltransferase: MLSSPSRAVLVLGGARSGKSRFAESLISDTGLDRHYVATGQAWDDEMRDRIAQHRAERGDLLWTTHEEPLDLTARLAAIDGEDRAVLVDCLTLWVTNLMMAERNIAAEFSALTEFLPGAKSRLVLVSNEVGLGIVPENRMAREFRDHAGRLHQMLAAASAEVYFIAAGLPLKMKG; the protein is encoded by the coding sequence ATGCTATCCTCACCGTCCCGCGCCGTTCTTGTTCTCGGCGGCGCACGCTCCGGTAAATCCCGATTCGCCGAATCGCTGATCTCGGATACCGGCCTCGATCGTCATTACGTGGCGACGGGCCAGGCCTGGGACGACGAAATGCGCGATCGCATCGCACAACATCGCGCCGAACGGGGTGATCTTCTCTGGACGACGCATGAGGAGCCGCTCGATCTTACGGCGCGGCTGGCGGCGATCGACGGCGAGGACCGCGCTGTTCTCGTCGATTGCCTGACGCTTTGGGTCACCAACCTGATGATGGCCGAGCGCAACATCGCGGCGGAATTTTCCGCTCTCACAGAATTTCTACCAGGCGCAAAGTCGCGCCTCGTCCTCGTTTCCAATGAGGTCGGGCTCGGCATCGTGCCTGAAAACCGTATGGCACGCGAGTTTCGCGATCATGCCGGCCGGTTGCACCAGATGCTCGCGGCGGCAAGCGCCGAAGTCTATTTTATCGCGGCGGGGCTGCCGCTGAAAATGAAGGGTTGA
- a CDS encoding chloride channel protein: MLQKFQPRRLGVFSALFELGRFRALLRRGELGLVFAGALAGIVSGCAVTAMSFVSRKLHSAIYGITDYERLSSAAVAIPDKSVLLIAPIAGGIILGILLYILSRTRKKPMVDPIEANALHGGRMSLTDSILVAVQNLISNGFGASVGLEAGYTQLAAGIASKFGYKMQMRRADLRMLVGCGAAGAIAAAFNAPLTGAFYAFELIIGSYSILTLTPVVVSALISTMIARLLAGDDFAIDIDHFGAIVPADYLPAVLLGAFCAGIGILIMQGVAWVEEFARKSSIAPPFRPALGGLVVGLLALISPQVLSAGHGALHLNLSTNVTLSALAGLFILKSLASAVSIGSGFRGGLFFASLFMGALLGKIFAYCGPYFDHATLTPAVYAVVGMSSLAVAIIGGPLTMTFLALEITGDFPITALVLAAVITSSLVVRTTFGYSFATWRFHLRGESIRSAHDVGWIRNLTVVRMMRPDVHTADVNTSIEEFRHRFPIGSAQRVILIDKDEKYAGMVLMPDIYASPVEKDDEEHGLADFIRHRNDFLQPQMNAKQAAALFDQTQSEALVVINDLIERKVIGLLTESYTLRRYSEELDRRRREVSGEI; the protein is encoded by the coding sequence ATGTTGCAGAAATTCCAACCGCGCCGCCTCGGCGTCTTCTCCGCCCTATTCGAACTTGGTCGGTTCAGGGCATTGCTGCGTCGTGGCGAATTGGGGCTGGTTTTCGCCGGCGCCCTGGCGGGAATAGTCTCCGGTTGCGCCGTAACAGCGATGAGCTTTGTCTCGCGCAAGCTTCACAGCGCCATCTATGGGATCACCGACTATGAGCGCCTGAGTTCGGCAGCGGTAGCTATACCAGACAAGTCGGTGCTTCTGATCGCGCCCATAGCCGGCGGCATCATCCTCGGCATCTTGCTCTATATATTGTCGCGCACGCGCAAGAAGCCGATGGTCGACCCGATCGAAGCCAATGCGCTGCACGGTGGCCGTATGTCGCTCACCGATAGTATCCTCGTTGCGGTGCAAAACCTGATCTCGAACGGTTTCGGCGCGTCGGTCGGGCTTGAAGCTGGCTACACGCAGCTTGCCGCCGGCATTGCGTCGAAATTCGGCTATAAGATGCAGATGCGCCGCGCCGACCTGCGCATGCTCGTCGGTTGCGGCGCTGCCGGCGCCATCGCCGCCGCGTTCAATGCGCCGCTCACCGGCGCCTTCTACGCTTTCGAGCTGATTATCGGAAGTTATTCCATCCTCACCCTGACGCCGGTCGTCGTCTCAGCGCTGATATCGACCATGATCGCAAGATTGCTCGCCGGTGACGACTTCGCCATCGACATCGATCATTTCGGTGCGATCGTCCCTGCCGACTATCTTCCGGCTGTCCTGCTCGGTGCTTTCTGCGCCGGTATAGGCATCCTGATCATGCAAGGCGTCGCCTGGGTCGAAGAGTTTGCACGCAAGAGTTCCATCGCACCGCCCTTCCGCCCCGCGCTCGGCGGCCTTGTCGTCGGCCTGTTGGCGCTGATCTCGCCGCAGGTTCTGTCGGCTGGCCACGGCGCACTGCATCTCAACCTGTCGACAAATGTGACCCTCAGCGCATTGGCCGGACTTTTCATCCTGAAATCACTGGCCTCTGCCGTGTCGATCGGATCCGGTTTCAGAGGCGGCTTGTTCTTTGCGTCGCTGTTCATGGGCGCGCTGCTCGGCAAAATCTTCGCCTATTGCGGCCCCTATTTCGATCACGCCACACTGACGCCGGCCGTCTATGCCGTGGTCGGCATGAGCTCGCTTGCCGTCGCCATCATCGGCGGCCCCTTGACCATGACCTTCCTGGCGCTGGAGATCACCGGCGATTTTCCGATCACCGCCCTGGTGCTCGCCGCCGTCATTACCTCGTCGCTCGTCGTGCGCACCACCTTCGGCTATTCCTTCGCAACATGGCGCTTCCATCTGCGCGGCGAAAGCATCCGCAGCGCCCATGATGTCGGCTGGATCCGCAATCTGACGGTCGTCCGCATGATGCGCCCGGACGTCCACACGGCTGATGTCAACACGAGCATCGAGGAATTTCGTCACCGCTTTCCGATCGGCTCAGCGCAGCGCGTCATTCTTATCGACAAGGACGAGAAATATGCCGGCATGGTGCTGATGCCGGACATTTATGCGAGCCCGGTCGAGAAGGACGACGAGGAACACGGCCTCGCCGATTTCATCCGCCATCGCAACGATTTCCTGCAGCCGCAGATGAACGCCAAGCAGGCCGCCGCCCTGTTCGACCAGACGCAAAGCGAAGCACTGGTGGTGATCAACGACCTGATCGAGCGCAAGGTGATCGGCCTGCTCACCGAGAGCTATACGCTGCGCCGCTACAGCGAAGAACTCGACCGCCGCCGCCGCGAAGTGTCGGGCGAAATTTAG
- a CDS encoding cobyric acid synthase, whose product MTKAIMLQGTGSDVGKTVLVAGLCRLFANRGVRVRPFKPQNMSNNAAVAEDGGEIGRAQWLQSLAARVPSSVHMNPVLLKPQSETGSQIIVQGKVWGQAKGRDYQALKPQLLGAVLQSFATMRAGTDLVIVEGAGSPAEINLRKGDIANMGFATRANVPVVLVGDIDRGGVIASLVGTHHILPEEDRRMIRGYLINKFRGDISLFGEGVDAIGGFTGWPCYGVVPWLKAAGRLPAEDSVVLERLARGSDGALKIAVPVLPRIANFDDLDPLRAEPDVDLVFVRPGERLPADAGLVILPGSKSTIGDLMDLRAQGWDQDIADHVRRGGRVIGICGGYQMLGRVVHDPLGIEGSVTEIPGLGLLDVETEMAPEKTLRNSVAFSREYDAPLSGYEIHLGVTRGTDCDRPSTMIDGRPDGALSSDGLIMGTYLHGLFTSDAYRAKLLASFGLTGERMDYRAGVEAALDQIATELEAVLDPAWLDSLVY is encoded by the coding sequence ATGACGAAGGCGATCATGCTGCAGGGGACCGGCTCCGATGTCGGAAAAACGGTATTGGTCGCCGGACTCTGCCGGCTGTTTGCCAACAGGGGCGTTCGGGTGCGCCCTTTCAAGCCCCAGAACATGTCGAACAATGCCGCGGTCGCCGAGGACGGCGGCGAAATTGGCCGGGCGCAATGGCTGCAATCGCTGGCCGCGCGCGTGCCGTCATCGGTGCATATGAACCCGGTGCTGCTGAAGCCGCAATCAGAAACCGGCAGCCAGATCATCGTGCAGGGCAAGGTCTGGGGGCAGGCAAAGGGCAGGGATTACCAGGCGCTGAAGCCGCAATTGCTCGGCGCCGTGCTGCAAAGCTTTGCGACCATGCGCGCCGGTACCGATCTGGTGATCGTCGAGGGCGCCGGTTCGCCGGCCGAGATCAATCTCAGGAAGGGCGATATCGCCAATATGGGTTTTGCCACCCGCGCTAATGTCCCGGTCGTGCTCGTCGGCGATATCGATCGCGGGGGCGTGATCGCTTCGCTGGTTGGCACCCATCATATCCTGCCCGAGGAAGACCGGCGGATGATCCGTGGCTACCTGATCAACAAGTTTCGCGGCGATATCTCGCTGTTCGGCGAAGGGGTGGATGCCATTGGGGGCTTCACTGGCTGGCCTTGCTATGGCGTCGTGCCCTGGCTAAAGGCGGCGGGCCGGCTGCCAGCCGAGGATTCGGTCGTGCTGGAGCGGCTGGCGCGCGGCTCGGATGGCGCGTTGAAGATCGCAGTGCCTGTCTTGCCGCGCATCGCCAATTTCGACGATCTCGATCCGCTGCGCGCCGAGCCCGATGTCGATCTCGTCTTCGTGCGCCCTGGCGAGCGGTTGCCCGCGGACGCAGGACTCGTAATCCTGCCGGGCTCGAAATCGACCATCGGCGACCTGATGGATTTGCGGGCGCAGGGGTGGGATCAGGATATAGCTGATCATGTCCGCCGCGGGGGCCGCGTCATCGGCATTTGCGGCGGTTATCAGATGCTCGGCCGCGTGGTGCATGATCCGCTCGGCATAGAGGGATCGGTGACGGAGATACCGGGGCTTGGCCTGCTCGATGTCGAGACCGAGATGGCGCCGGAAAAGACATTGCGCAACAGCGTGGCTTTTTCCAGGGAATACGACGCACCGCTCTCGGGCTATGAAATCCATCTCGGCGTGACTCGCGGCACCGATTGCGACCGGCCCTCGACGATGATCGACGGCCGGCCGGATGGTGCGCTTTCCAGCGACGGCCTGATCATGGGCACCTATCTGCACGGGCTTTTCACCAGCGACGCCTACCGGGCAAAGCTGCTTGCAAGCTTCGGCCTGACCGGCGAGCGGATGGATTACCGCGCCGGCGTCGAGGCGGCTCTGGACCAGATTGCAACGGAGCTGGAAGCGGTGCTTGATCCGGCCTGGCTCGACAGCCTCGTGTACTAA